A stretch of Pseudomonas taetrolens DNA encodes these proteins:
- a CDS encoding TonB-dependent siderophore receptor, giving the protein MSCVTPLRFFNPSRDLLAVAICMATLTPALAEDSSAGQEKTGSTTLELGATEVTSTQLGSTTEGSSSYTTGSMSTATKLPMTMRETPQAVTVITRQRMDDLAMTDINDVVKATPGLFLDFSSGPGRQKYSARGFDIDNLMYDGIPSGYQGAIVGAQPNLAMFDRVEVVRGATGLVTGAGNPSAAINLVRKRPLAEQKVTLTGAAGSWDDYRGELDASSPLNDNGTLRGRVVTSYRDANSFVDGAEEQHGLFYAVTEADLSDDTTLTLGFSHQKDKTNYFWGASMIGLDGHHLDLPRSYNPGTDWENKDQEINTVFAELRHYLANGWQLQLNANYAEQNALFTGSYQSRWVDNTLARTVYQSAYDENQAGLDAFASGPFEAFGRTHELVVGASKRIYDMDTRDYAPYDTNWPINAGKPDFVHTGNVREVTTQEGLYMTTRLSLADPLKLILGGRLDWYEYDNRDAEGDYKVTRNVTRYAGLIYDLDDHHSVYASYSDIFTPQSSKDISATPVKPIIGKNYEVGIKGEYFDGGLNASLALFRIDQENRAVQVFVPDCPQSSCYEASGEIRSQGIDFELQGALTENWQVGGGYTYARVHTLKDAANPQNENQRFDTDTPEHMFKMSTVYHFQGPLEKLRIGGNISWQSRMYNDVELLDGSHYRLKQGAYATTDLMAGYRVSQHLDLQLNANNIFDREYYSSISNSVKYGGDTYGSPRNLLLTAKYSF; this is encoded by the coding sequence ATGTCGTGCGTCACACCGCTGCGTTTTTTCAACCCTTCGCGTGATCTTTTGGCCGTGGCCATTTGCATGGCTACTCTGACGCCGGCCTTGGCTGAAGACAGCAGTGCAGGGCAGGAGAAAACCGGGTCGACGACTTTGGAACTGGGCGCCACTGAAGTCACCAGCACTCAACTGGGCAGCACTACCGAAGGTTCCAGTTCCTACACCACTGGCTCAATGTCGACGGCGACCAAGCTGCCGATGACGATGCGCGAAACGCCACAGGCCGTCACCGTCATTACGCGTCAGCGCATGGACGATCTGGCAATGACTGACATCAACGACGTGGTGAAGGCTACCCCTGGGTTGTTTCTCGATTTTTCCAGCGGACCGGGCCGACAGAAATACTCGGCCCGCGGTTTCGACATCGACAACCTGATGTACGACGGTATCCCGAGCGGCTACCAAGGCGCGATTGTCGGCGCCCAGCCGAACCTGGCGATGTTCGACAGGGTTGAGGTAGTGCGCGGCGCCACAGGCCTGGTGACCGGTGCAGGCAACCCTTCGGCGGCCATCAACCTGGTGCGCAAACGGCCACTGGCCGAGCAGAAAGTCACCCTGACCGGAGCCGCCGGAAGCTGGGACGACTACCGCGGCGAACTCGACGCCTCCAGCCCGCTCAATGACAATGGCACCCTGCGTGGCCGGGTCGTGACGTCTTATCGTGACGCCAACAGCTTTGTCGATGGGGCAGAAGAGCAGCACGGTCTGTTCTATGCGGTCACCGAAGCCGACCTCAGCGATGACACCACTCTGACCCTGGGTTTTTCGCACCAGAAGGACAAGACCAATTACTTCTGGGGCGCTTCGATGATCGGCCTGGATGGCCATCATCTGGACCTGCCGCGTTCGTACAATCCCGGCACTGACTGGGAGAACAAGGACCAGGAGATCAACACGGTTTTTGCCGAGCTCCGTCATTATCTCGCCAATGGCTGGCAGCTTCAGCTCAACGCCAATTACGCCGAACAGAACGCGCTGTTCACCGGCTCTTACCAGTCGCGCTGGGTCGACAACACACTGGCCCGCACGGTCTATCAGTCTGCTTACGATGAAAACCAGGCTGGCCTGGATGCGTTTGCCAGTGGTCCTTTCGAAGCATTCGGGCGTACCCATGAACTGGTGGTGGGGGCCAGCAAGCGCATCTACGACATGGACACCCGCGACTACGCCCCGTACGACACCAACTGGCCGATCAATGCTGGCAAACCGGACTTCGTGCACACGGGCAATGTCCGCGAAGTGACCACTCAGGAAGGTTTGTACATGACCACTCGCCTGAGCCTGGCCGACCCGTTGAAGTTGATCCTCGGCGGACGCCTGGACTGGTATGAATACGATAACCGGGATGCCGAAGGCGACTACAAGGTCACCCGTAACGTCACCCGCTACGCAGGCCTGATCTACGATCTGGACGATCATCACTCGGTCTACGCCAGTTACAGCGATATCTTCACCCCGCAGAGCTCCAAGGACATTTCCGCGACGCCGGTCAAGCCGATTATTGGCAAGAACTACGAAGTGGGCATCAAGGGTGAGTACTTCGACGGCGGGCTGAATGCGAGCCTGGCGCTGTTCCGCATCGACCAGGAAAATCGCGCCGTGCAGGTGTTCGTACCGGACTGCCCGCAGTCTTCCTGCTATGAGGCCTCCGGTGAGATTCGCAGCCAGGGTATCGACTTCGAACTGCAAGGCGCCTTGACCGAGAACTGGCAGGTAGGCGGTGGCTATACCTACGCCCGTGTGCACACCCTCAAGGATGCCGCCAACCCGCAAAACGAGAACCAGCGCTTTGACACTGACACGCCAGAGCACATGTTCAAGATGTCCACGGTCTATCACTTCCAGGGCCCGCTGGAAAAACTGCGTATCGGCGGCAACATTTCCTGGCAGAGCCGCATGTACAACGACGTCGAACTGCTCGATGGCAGCCACTACCGGCTCAAGCAGGGTGCCTACGCCACAACCGACCTGATGGCCGGTTATCGGGTCAGCCAGCACCTGGACCTGCAGCTCAACGCCAACAACATTTTCGACCGCGAGTACTACTCGTCCATCTCCAACTCCGTGAAGTATGGGGGCGACACCTACGGCAGTCCCCGCAACCTGCTGCTGACCGCCAAGTACAGCTTCTGA
- a CDS encoding carbohydrate porin — protein MFLSFRALLTTSLCSGLSLCILSPSSALADSSDLMSRSTLTGDWGGERQKLADKGITLTGDYSSETISNLHGGIKRGTRYAQQIRVGARFDLSKLLDTPDAGFVQILVNDRRGHSATEDLLGNRLSAQENYGGEYTRLTEFSYQRNLFSADVSAKIGYMVMGTDFGGMPILTNFVSAGFCAHPLTMSSGSGWGNYPTAHWGGELRYDVNDSLTLQTAVFQVNPEHNSLPSEAFSMPSHDSTGAILPLEAIFNNSAFLNGQYKVGWYYDSSDSPKIGSTEKSSNRTGAYVLMDQAIWRDEQDPESVLRLFGQAATSNAATSPMRRWYSVGLVKQKPFASRPHDSISFGYGRAVLNSRTRDVQEAAATSFGESEMIANLDNGEQMIELNYGAQVTPWLLLRPDLQYYIEPGAFSGKKRGNALAVGLQIKATF, from the coding sequence ATGTTTTTATCTTTCCGCGCGCTGCTGACCACCAGCCTGTGCAGCGGTTTGTCGCTGTGTATCTTGAGCCCGTCCTCAGCACTGGCTGACTCATCCGATCTGATGAGTCGTTCGACACTTACTGGCGATTGGGGCGGTGAGCGCCAAAAACTGGCTGACAAGGGCATCACGCTGACCGGTGACTACAGCTCTGAAACGATTTCCAACCTGCATGGCGGGATCAAGCGCGGTACGCGTTACGCGCAACAAATACGCGTGGGTGCCAGGTTTGATCTGAGTAAATTGCTCGACACCCCGGACGCCGGATTTGTGCAAATTCTGGTTAACGACCGTCGCGGCCATAGCGCCACGGAAGACTTGCTCGGCAACCGCCTGTCTGCGCAAGAAAACTACGGTGGCGAATACACGCGACTGACCGAGTTCAGTTACCAGCGCAATCTGTTTTCTGCGGACGTGTCTGCCAAAATCGGTTACATGGTGATGGGCACCGATTTTGGTGGCATGCCGATCCTGACCAACTTTGTGAGCGCCGGCTTTTGTGCGCACCCATTGACCATGTCCAGCGGCAGCGGGTGGGGCAACTACCCGACGGCTCACTGGGGTGGAGAGTTGCGTTACGACGTCAACGATTCACTGACGCTGCAAACCGCGGTATTCCAGGTCAACCCGGAGCACAACAGCCTTCCCTCCGAAGCGTTTTCCATGCCCAGCCACGACTCCACCGGGGCCATTCTGCCGCTGGAAGCCATCTTCAATAACAGCGCCTTTCTCAATGGCCAATACAAGGTCGGCTGGTACTACGACAGCTCTGACTCGCCAAAAATTGGCAGCACAGAAAAAAGCAGCAACCGCACCGGGGCCTACGTGTTGATGGACCAGGCAATCTGGAGGGATGAGCAAGACCCTGAAAGCGTGCTGCGTCTGTTCGGCCAGGCGGCCACCAGCAACGCCGCCACCTCGCCAATGCGCCGCTGGTACTCGGTAGGGTTGGTCAAGCAAAAGCCTTTTGCCAGCCGCCCGCATGACAGCATTTCCTTTGGTTACGGCCGAGCCGTACTCAACTCGCGTACGCGGGATGTACAAGAAGCGGCGGCGACCAGCTTCGGCGAATCCGAGATGATCGCCAACCTCGACAATGGCGAGCAGATGATTGAGCTTAACTATGGTGCGCAGGTCACCCCTTGGCTGCTGCTGCGTCCTGACCTGCAGTATTACATTGAGCCTGGTGCGTTCTCCGGCAAAAAAAGAGGCAACGCATTGGCCGTGGGCTTACAGATCAAAGCGACCTTTTAA